One part of the Arabidopsis thaliana chromosome 1 sequence genome encodes these proteins:
- the TPPB gene encoding trehalose-6-phosphate phosphatase (trehalose-6-phosphate phosphatase (TPPB); CONTAINS InterPro DOMAIN/s: HAD-superfamily hydrolase, subfamily IIB (InterPro:IPR006379), Trehalose-phosphatase (InterPro:IPR003337); BEST Arabidopsis thaliana protein match is: Haloacid dehalogenase-like hydrolase (HAD) superfamily protein (TAIR:AT1G22210.1); Has 2381 Blast hits to 2375 proteins in 857 species: Archae - 41; Bacteria - 1374; Metazoa - 220; Fungi - 153; Plants - 455; Viruses - 0; Other Eukaryotes - 138 (source: NCBI BLink).) encodes MTNQNVIVSDRKPILGLKTITVSVSNSPLFSNSFPTYFNFPRRKLLKLLEAADKNNLVVAPKITSMIDSMRDSSPTRLRSSSYDSVSDNDDKTSWIVRFPSALNMFDEIVNAAKGKQIVMFLDYDGTLSPIVEDPDKAFITHEMREVVKDVASNFPTAIVTGRSIEKVRSFVQVNEIYYAGSHGMDIEGPTNENSNGQSNERVLFQPAREFLPMIEKVVNILEEKTKWIPGAMVENNKFCLSVHFRRVDEKRWPALAEVVKSVLIDYPKLKLTQGRKVLEIRPTIKWDKGQALNFLLKSLGYENSDDVVPVYIGDDRTDEDAFKVLRERGQGFGILVSKVPKDTNASYSLQDPSQVNKFLERLVEWKRKTVGEE; translated from the exons ATGACTAACCAGAATGTCATCGTTTCCGACAGGAAACCCATCTTGGGTTTGAAAACCATCACTGTCTCTGTCTCTAACTCTCCTCTGTTCTCTAATTCCTTTCCCACTTACTTTAACTTCCCTCGTCGAAAGCTCTTGAAACTTCTTGAAGCAGCCGACAAAAACAACTTAGTTGTTGCTCCAAAGATTACGTCTATGATCGATTCCATGCGTGATTCTTCCCCTACACGTCTCAGATCCTCTTCCTATGACTCTGTTTCAGATAACGACGACAAAACATCTTGGATC gttCGTTTTCCTTCGGCTTTAAATATGTTTGATGAGATTGTGAATGCTGCGAAAGGGAAACAGATTGTCATGTTTCTTGATTACGACGGAACTCTTTCTCCCATAGTTGAAGATCCCGACAAAGCTTTCATAACCCATGAG atGAGAGAAGTCGTAAAAGACGTGGCTTCGAATTTCCCGACTGCTATTGTCACCGGGAGATCCATTGAGAAG gTTCGTAGTTTTGTCCAAGTAAACGAGATTTACTACGCCGGAAGCCACGGCATGGACATTGAAGGTCCGACCAACGAAAATAGTAACGGCCAG AGTAATGAAAGAGTGCTATTCCAACCTGCTCGTGAATTTTTACCGATGATCGAGAAG GTGGTTAATATTTtagaggaaaaaacaaaatggatcCCTGGGGCTATGGTGGAGAACAACAAGTTTTGTCTGTCCGTACATTTTCGACGTGTTGATGAGAAG AGATGGCCTGCATTAGCTGAAGTAGTAAAATCAGTTCTTATTGATTATCCAAAGCTGAAACTAACCCAAGGTAGAAAG GTACTTGAAATCCGCCCCACAATCAAATGGGACAAGGGCCAGGCACTcaattttttactaaaatcattAG GATATGAAAATTCGGATGATGTTGTGCCGGTGTATATCGGGGATGACCGTACTGACGAAGATGCGTTTAAG GTTTTACGTGAAAGGGGACAAGGTTTTGGGATTCTTGTCTCAAAAGTACCAAAGGACACCAATGCCTCTTATTCTCTTCAAGACCCTTCTCAG GTTAACAAGTTTCTGGAACGTTTAGTAGAATGGAAGAGGAAGACAGTGGGAGAAGAGTGA
- the TPPB gene encoding trehalose-6-phosphate phosphatase: MTNQNVIVSDRKPILGLKTITVSVSNSPLFSNSFPTYFNFPRRKLLKLLEAADKNNLVVAPKITSMIDSMRDSSPTRLRSSSYDSVSDNDDKTSWIVRFPSALNMFDEIVNAAKGKQIVMFLDYDGTLSPIVEDPDKAFITHEMREVVKDVASNFPTAIVTGRSIEKVRSFVQVNEIYYAGSHGMDIEGPTNENSNGQSNERVLFQPAREFLPMIEKVVNILEEKTKWIPGAMVENNKFCLSVHFRRVDEKRWPALAEVVKSVLIDYPKLKLTQGRKVLEIRPTIKWDKGQALNFLLKSLGYENSDDVVPVYIGDDRTDEDAFKVLRERGQGFGILVSKVPKDTNASYSLQDPSQVN, from the exons ATGACTAACCAGAATGTCATCGTTTCCGACAGGAAACCCATCTTGGGTTTGAAAACCATCACTGTCTCTGTCTCTAACTCTCCTCTGTTCTCTAATTCCTTTCCCACTTACTTTAACTTCCCTCGTCGAAAGCTCTTGAAACTTCTTGAAGCAGCCGACAAAAACAACTTAGTTGTTGCTCCAAAGATTACGTCTATGATCGATTCCATGCGTGATTCTTCCCCTACACGTCTCAGATCCTCTTCCTATGACTCTGTTTCAGATAACGACGACAAAACATCTTGGATC gttCGTTTTCCTTCGGCTTTAAATATGTTTGATGAGATTGTGAATGCTGCGAAAGGGAAACAGATTGTCATGTTTCTTGATTACGACGGAACTCTTTCTCCCATAGTTGAAGATCCCGACAAAGCTTTCATAACCCATGAG atGAGAGAAGTCGTAAAAGACGTGGCTTCGAATTTCCCGACTGCTATTGTCACCGGGAGATCCATTGAGAAG gTTCGTAGTTTTGTCCAAGTAAACGAGATTTACTACGCCGGAAGCCACGGCATGGACATTGAAGGTCCGACCAACGAAAATAGTAACGGCCAG AGTAATGAAAGAGTGCTATTCCAACCTGCTCGTGAATTTTTACCGATGATCGAGAAG GTGGTTAATATTTtagaggaaaaaacaaaatggatcCCTGGGGCTATGGTGGAGAACAACAAGTTTTGTCTGTCCGTACATTTTCGACGTGTTGATGAGAAG AGATGGCCTGCATTAGCTGAAGTAGTAAAATCAGTTCTTATTGATTATCCAAAGCTGAAACTAACCCAAGGTAGAAAG GTACTTGAAATCCGCCCCACAATCAAATGGGACAAGGGCCAGGCACTcaattttttactaaaatcattAG GATATGAAAATTCGGATGATGTTGTGCCGGTGTATATCGGGGATGACCGTACTGACGAAGATGCGTTTAAG GTTTTACGTGAAAGGGGACAAGGTTTTGGGATTCTTGTCTCAAAAGTACCAAAGGACACCAATGCCTCTTATTCTCTTCAAGACCCTTCTCAGGTAAATTAA